The Armatimonadota bacterium genomic sequence GCGGTTGCGCGCATCTTGCACGGAGGCGACATGAGGATAACAAATACGGAAGAACTTGTGGCCGAATACTTGGAGAGCAAAAACGCGGCCCTAAGAGACGCGATCGTCGTTCAATTGAACGGACTGGTGGAGAGCCTAGCCCGAAAGATGAACGGCCTGAACGAGCCGATGGAAGACCTGGTCCAAGAAGGCTACATCGGATTACTGAAGGCGCTGGAAGCCTACGATCCGACCAAAGGCGTGCTGTTCACAACCTACGCCACGCACCTGATCGTGGGACAGATCCGCCATTACTTTAGAGACAAAGGAAAGATCATCAAGGAACCGGCATGGCTGCAAGAGATGAGCCACAAGGTGAACAAGACGGTCCAAGAACTGACCCAGGCCAACGGCCAAGCGCCCACGGTCGAACAGATCGCCGAGCGCGCCGAACTCCCGTGCCACACGGTCGAAGAGGTGTTCCGCACTCGAGACATCTTTAAGGTCGCCTCCCTGGATGCGCCGACCGACGACGACGAGAGCGATCTTGGATTCGACCTCGACAAAGTCAACGGCGATGAGGACAGCACGGTCTCCGTCTCGATCGAAGACCGCATCTTTCTGCAATCCGCCATTCACCGACTAAAGGACATCGAACAGCGCGTGCTGGGCCTCTTCTTCTACGAAGGCCTCAACCAGACCGAAACCGCCAAGCGATTGGGAATCTCCTGCAACTATGTCTCGCACATCCTGCGCAACGCCACCCAAAAACTCCGCCGTATGATGATGGAAGAAGAGCTCCTTGACCAGCAAAAGCGGAGACAGGGTCGAGGCGCCGCGCTGAGCGCCTCCGAACGATCGGTGGACGCGCCCAGCGGTCTCTACTCCAAAGAGTACGCCACCGCCCGACTGGACGAAGAGATCCAGCGTTCGACTCGGTATGGATCGCCTGTCGCAATGGCCATCCTAAGGCTGACGAACTTGGAGCGAGCGCAGTTTGCTATGGGCGGATTGACAGCCAGCGAACTCATGGCCGAGGCCGCCAACGAAGCAAGGTCTGTCGTTAGGAGAGCCGACGTGCTGGCGCGATTTGACGACACATCGCTGATCATCGTGCTGCCTCACGCCGGCCATCATGCGCAACAGGTGGCCGAACGCGCAAAGGAACAGATTGAGGAGTGGCTTGCCAATGTCTTTGAAGCGGCCCCGGGACGACCGACAGCGTCCGTCGGTTGGGCCTCCTTCCCGTTTGACGGCCTGACCGCGAACGAACTGGAACTTGCCGCCCTCGATCGCATTGAGGGCGCAGACGAGCCGATGCCGATGGCGGCCTAAGCGGGTATCATTTGCCGACTATTTTCCAGCCGACGTCGATCGGCTAACTGGAGGACTCATCGATGAGCAAACGCCTGGTTACCTCTGAGAGCGTTACAGAGGGACATCCCGATAAAGTCGCCGACCAGATCAGCGACGCCGTATTGGACGAATGTTTGAGGCAGGACCCGATGGCCCGCGTCGCGCTGGAAGCGCTGCTCACTCGCGGCTTAGTGGTCGTGGCGGGCGAGGTAACGGTTAACGGGCAGATCGACTTTGCCGGCATCGCCCGGCGAGTCGTATCCGGCATCGGCTACACCAGCACAGACGTCGGCATGGACGGCGAAACCTGTGGAGTGGCCGTGGCCGTGCAAAAACAATCCGCGCACATCGCAATGGGCGTCGATACCGGCGGCGCGGGCGACCAAGGCATGATGATCGGCTATGCCTGCAACGAGACCGACCAACTGATGCCCCTGCCCATCATGATCGCCCACCGAATGACCAAGATGCTGGCCGACGTTCGCAAGCAAGAGCCGAACCTCGGCCTTCGACCAGACGGCAAAACGCAGGTCTCCGTCGTCTACGAAGGCGGCACGCCCAAGTCGATCGAGACGGTCGTCGTTTCGACCCAGCACGAGCCGCGACTGGACCAGGCGGCCGTGC encodes the following:
- a CDS encoding sigma-70 family RNA polymerase sigma factor; the protein is MRITNTEELVAEYLESKNAALRDAIVVQLNGLVESLARKMNGLNEPMEDLVQEGYIGLLKALEAYDPTKGVLFTTYATHLIVGQIRHYFRDKGKIIKEPAWLQEMSHKVNKTVQELTQANGQAPTVEQIAERAELPCHTVEEVFRTRDIFKVASLDAPTDDDESDLGFDLDKVNGDEDSTVSVSIEDRIFLQSAIHRLKDIEQRVLGLFFYEGLNQTETAKRLGISCNYVSHILRNATQKLRRMMMEEELLDQQKRRQGRGAALSASERSVDAPSGLYSKEYATARLDEEIQRSTRYGSPVAMAILRLTNLERAQFAMGGLTASELMAEAANEARSVVRRADVLARFDDTSLIIVLPHAGHHAQQVAERAKEQIEEWLANVFEAAPGRPTASVGWASFPFDGLTANELELAALDRIEGADEPMPMAA
- a CDS encoding methionine adenosyltransferase, with the translated sequence MSKRLVTSESVTEGHPDKVADQISDAVLDECLRQDPMARVALEALLTRGLVVVAGEVTVNGQIDFAGIARRVVSGIGYTSTDVGMDGETCGVAVAVQKQSAHIAMGVDTGGAGDQGMMIGYACNETDQLMPLPIMIAHRMTKMLADVRKQEPNLGLRPDGKTQVSVVYEGGTPKSIETVVVSTQHEPRLDQAAVRDLVMSRIVNPVLSEFSHKIDIVPKHIHVNPTGKFEIGGPQGDTGLTGRKIIVDTYGGICGHGGGAFSGKDATKVDRSAAYIARYIAKNIVAAGLADRVETHLAYAIGVAQPVALNLETFGTHKVDPERLSAKILDAFDLSPKGIIERLDLRKPQFEPTAKNGHFGNPAFRWEQTDAAEIFRSLA